A portion of the Acipenser ruthenus chromosome 38, fAciRut3.2 maternal haplotype, whole genome shotgun sequence genome contains these proteins:
- the LOC117434204 gene encoding H-2 class I histocompatibility antigen, Q9 alpha chain-like, protein MLRAVVLGILCCVHAGSAAGTHSLRYFFTGVSEGTGLPEFSAVGLVDDVQHVHYDSITKKMRPTQDWMERSEGPEYWEREAQNLIGAEQVFKANIGVAMQRFNQTGGVHTAQVMYGCELDDDGTKRGFDQEGYDGKDFLIFDKDTLTWTAPVQQAVITKHKWDANRARNQGLKAYLETECIEWLQKYVQYGRETLERRVPPAVTLLQRKARGSADTEVLCHVTGFFPRVVEVTWVRDGRDQLEEGVQSGEVLPNHDGTYQLRKILTMSPEEQRRHGYSCQVDHVSLDQKIVKEWDPNMRSSRDVPESGPPIGIIAGVIVGVLALAAVIIGVVIWKKRQGGAQKSDYSKAPSKEGSDTSSDTAANA, encoded by the exons ATGTTGAGGGCGGTTGTGCTGGGGATCCTGTGCTGCGTTCATGCTGGGTCTGCTGCAG GAACCCACTCCCTGCGGTATTTCTTCACGGGGGTCTCAGAGGGGACGGGGCTCCCTGAGTTCAGTGCTGTGGGGCTGGTGGACGATGTGCAGCATGTGCACTACGACAGTATCACCAAGAAGATGAGACCCACACAGGACTGGATGGAGAGATCTGAGGGGCCGGAGTACTGGGAGAGAGAGGCTCAAAACCTTATCGGTGCAGAGCAGGTTTTCAAAGCCAATATTGGAGTCGCAATGCAGCGCTTCAACCAGACTGGAG GAGTTCACACTGCCCAGGTGATGTACGGCTGTGAGCTGGATGATGACGGGACCAAGCGGGGGTTTGATCAGGAGGGGTATGATGGGAAGGATTTCCTCATCTTCGATAAGGACACTCTGACCTGGACCGCCCCTGTGCAGCAGGCTGTCATCACTAAACACAAGTGGGATGCTAACAGAGCCAGGAATCAGGGCTTGAAGGCCTATCTGGAGACAGAGTGTATCGAGTGGCTGCAGAAGTACGTCCAGTATGGGAGAGAGACTCTGGAGAGGAGAG ttcCTCCTGCAGTGACTCTGCTCCAGAGGAAAGCTCGTGGATCTGCAGACACGGAGGTCCTGTGTCATGTGACAGGGTTCTTCCCCCGCGTTGTGGAGGTGACCTGGGTCAGAGACGGGCGGGATCAGCTGGAGGAGGGGGTGCAGAGTGGGGAGGTGCTGCCCAACCATGACGGGACCTACCAGCTGAGAAAGATCCTGACAATGAGCCCTGAGGAGCAGAGAAGACACGGCTACTCCTGCCAGGTGGACCACGTCAGCCTGGATCAGAAGATCGTGAAGGAGTGGGATCCCAACATGAGGAGCAGCAGAGATG TGCCTGAGAGCGGCCCTCCTATTGGGATCATTGCTGGAGTCATAGTGGGTGTACTGGCTCTGGCTGCAGTGATCATTGGAGTGGTGATCTGGAAGAAGAGACAaggag GTGCTCAGAAGTCAGACTACAGCAAAGCTCCAA gtAAGGAAGGCTCCGACACTTCCTCTGACACCGCCGCTAATGCCTGA